TACAGTAAGATGGGGACTTTTCCAGTTGAGGTGTTTCCTGCCTGGTGGCTGCTCGTTGAGGAAGTTCCCCACTGATGGTTTTGTTTTCTAATAAATCAAAGTGACAGTCGCTACTGCTGTAGTTGTGCCAAACCGTCAAATGCCAACTGTCCTTTAGTTCACAGTTGCACAAATGATTGGCCTGCCTGTTACTGATTGGCCGGCCTGTTACTTTTAGAGGAAGAGCTGAAGTCTCTGCTCCATCTCTGAAAACGAATGGCTCTGTCACAATTTGCCTTTCCACTATTCTGCACTatctcctccattccttctcAACCGTATTAGAGAATTTCCAAGGTCCCTCCTCAatctcctccattccttctcAACCGTATTAGAGAATTTCCAAGGTCCCTCCTCAatctcctccattccttctcAGCCGTATTAGAGAATTTCCAAGGTCCCTCCTCAatctcctccattccttctcAACCGTATTAGAGAATTTCCAAGGTCCCTCCTCAatctcctccattccttctcAACCGTATTAGAGAATTTCCAAGGTCCCTCCTCAatctcctccattccttctcAACCGTATTAGAGAATTTCCAAGGTCCCTCCTCAatctcctccattccttctcAACCGTATTAGAGAATTTCCAAGGTCCCTCCTCAatctcctccattccttctcAACCGTCCATTAGAGAATTTCCAAGGTCCCTCCTCAATGACCTCCATTCCTTCTCAACCGTATTAGAGAGatctcctccattccttctccAAGGTCCCTCCTCAATGACCTCCATTCCTTCTCAACTGTATTAGAGAATTTCCAAGGTCCCTCCTCAATGACCTCCATTCCTTCTCAACTGTATTAGAGAATTTCCAAGGTCCCTCCTCAATGACCTCCCATTCCCTTCTCAACCGTATTAGAGAATTTCCAAGGTCCCTCCTCAATGACCTCCATTCCTTCTCAACCGTATTAGAGAATTTCCAAGGTCCCTCCTCAATGACCTCCATTCCTTCTCAACCGTATTAGAGAATTTCCAAGGTCCCTCCTCAatctcctccattccttctcAACCTTATTAGAGAATTTCCAAGGTCCCTCCTCAatctcctccattccttctcAACCGTATTAGAGAATTTCCAAGGTCCCTCCTCAatctcctccattccttctcAACCGTATTAGAGAATTTCCAAGGTCCCTCCTCAATGACCTTTTCCTCCATTGGATTCTGAGTTTGAGGAACATATCTTTTTGATCACCTTTCCTGTTCTTCTCCTGTTCTTCTCTATTTGATGTGAAACCTCACTGTTCTTCTCCTCTGGCTATATGGATTCTTATTGAAGTTCTTCTCTTCCACAGACCAACAAGTGGTGTCGTTGGAAGCGGCTCTCGTGGCATGACTACTACAAACAAGGGAAACAAAGCCTTGAAGGTAAACTAATCAAAGAAGTACATAGACCCCTACCTTAACCTTTGTCTCTCTTACCTTTTCTCCCCACACTGACAGTGTATGTTCTTCTTACCATCTGTACTCTAGTCATACTTGTTTGTTTGTcatcacccctcttcctccttctccctctttgtccccccttcctcctcctcctgaccacATCCCCTCCCTTTCCCCTGCTCTTTGGACCACATTGAAAATAACTGCTGTATAATGCTTTCATGAGTTATCCTCTGGGCTTTGTACTTTTTACTGAAAAATGTTTTACCTTCAAAATGAATCAAATCATCCCCCCCTTCACTTCCCTCTCAGGTGAAGAAGGAGCCAGGGGAGAATGGGACCAGCCTCACGGACGACGAACTGGTGACCATGTCTGTCCGGGAGCTCAACGCTCACCTCCGCGGCCTCACCAAGGACGAAATCCTGCAGCTCAAGCAGCGGCGGCGCACCCTGAAGAACCGTGGCTACGCCGCCAGCTGCCGCGTCAAGCGGGTCACCCAGAAGGAGGAGCTAGAGAAGCAGAAGACGGCGCTGCAGCTGGAGGTGGACAAGCTGGCCACAGAGAACGCCACCATGAAGGTGGAGCTGGACTCGCTGCGCTCCAAGTACGAGGCCCTGCAGAGCTTCGCCAGGACTGTGGCGCGCAGCCCGGCCGTAGCCTTAACCCCAGGGGGTCGGGGGGTCATGGGGCCCCTGGTCCCTGGGAAGGTGGCCACGGCCACCAGCGTCATCACCATCATCAAGTCCAAGACGGGAGCCAGGTCGTAGTATCGGGGCTAGGCGGCGTGGAGAGTTATCAGACTAATGAAACAACGTGTACTATAGTCAGTGTATCATCATGGAGCACAGGATTAGTTCCCTTGTCTGTCTTTTGGGccagaacacacaacacaaccccCCCAGACCTTTGTACCAGCTAGTAACACTCTTTCAATTGGCCAGCAGCAGAGGCCACACCAACCCTTATCAGACAGCCTTTAGTAGTATAAACCATACTTCCATTCTGCCTTGGCACCAACCCTTATCAGACAGCCTTTAGTAGTATAAACCATACTTCCATTCTGCCTTGGCACTGTACAAGCAGAAATACatacaccagaggaggctggtgggaggagctataggaggacgggctcattgtaatggctggaatggaataaatagaacggtatcaaacaaatggaaagcacatgtttgactctgttccatgaattccattccagccattacaatgagcctctGCTGGACTATACACATCCTTCCTCTATGGTGTATTTTCACATACTGATTCCAAAAGGTTAAAGGTCACGTGAGTCCAGGAAGGTCATACGACGCAGCCCAATCCATAATTGATGTCACTCCATCTGGTGTTGGAAGTCGAGCTCTCGATGGAGTTGTGTGTTTCTGTACATGGTACTaagtgtttgagtgtttgtttgtt
This is a stretch of genomic DNA from Oncorhynchus tshawytscha isolate Ot180627B unplaced genomic scaffold, Otsh_v2.0 Un_contig_14971_pilon_pilon, whole genome shotgun sequence. It encodes these proteins:
- the LOC112247292 gene encoding transcription factor MafG, which encodes MTTTNKGNKALKVKKEPGENGTSLTDDELVTMSVRELNAHLRGLTKDEILQLKQRRRTLKNRGYAASCRVKRVTQKEELEKQKTALQLEVDKLATENATMKVELDSLRSKYEALQSFARTVARSPAVALTPGGRGVMGPLVPGKVATATSVITIIKSKTGARS